The following is a genomic window from bacterium.
TAAACTATGGCCACAGAATTTTTATGGAAAGATAAATCGAACTCTTCTCTGCCAGATTTTTCAAAAGCAAAACCAAGCAAAGATTTCTTTAGGGCTTTAAACTTTATATTTTCTTTCTTTAATTCTCTTTTTAAAGCAATTATCTCTCCCATGTTTAAACCCGAAAAATCAACAAAAAGAATACTAGAGTTATTTTTTAGTATTTCGGCCAGTTCTGCCACTAATTTTATTTTTTGAGATCTTGTTAACATAAAAATCTGCGTTTCCGCAGATTTTTATTATAGGACCCATAAGTCTTATAGGACCTATATAATTTTCCTAGACAGGACTTATTTTAATGCCTGTCGTCTGCGGAATTTACCAATTTAATTGTTTTGCAATACTAGCATAAAGGCTACAGCTAAGCAAGCTTCCTAGCTTCTTAGGAATTTAGCTTTCTAGTAAGCTAAAAGCTAGAAAACTAAGAAGCTACTCGCGAAATCCGGTACCAGCGGGAATAAGCCGACCAACAATAACATTTTCCTTTAAACCTCTTAACCCATCCTCTTTGGCTTCAATAGCGGCATTTATTAAACTGCGAGCTGTTTCTTGGAACGATGCCGCCGAAAGGAAGCTTTCGGTAGTTAAGGACACTTTGGTTATACCTAATAGTAACTGTTCGTAAGTCGCCTTTTTTCCTTTACCCTCCGTAGCCTTGCCGTGCCACTCCGTAGCTTTGAGCGAAGGGTGGGCGGAGGAGGGCTTACCTATTTTCGCATTCTCTGCCCAAACCTGCCATTTTTCGGAAACCTCACCCGGCAAAAGCTTGGTATCGCCCGGATCTACAATTCTAACGCGTGACAACATTTGGCGGGCAATAACTTCTAAATATTTTTCGTTAATGGAAGCGCCTTGTGTCACGTAAATAGTTTCAACTTCTTTTACAATATAACGTTCTACCGCTTCTTGGCCAGCCAGCAAAAATAATTCCTGCAAATTTAAATTACCCTCCGAAATTTGCGAACCCTTGGCAATTAAATCTCCTTTTTCAACAAAGACACTTACACCAACAGGCAGGCTATATTCTTTAATATCGTCTTTACCAGATTTTGTTTCAACTCTAATTTTAATTATTTTCTGTGAACCCTGCGAAGAAACTTCCTCCACCCTGCCATCAAATTCCGAAATTATAGCTTGGCCCTTGGGTGGGCGAACTTCGAAAACTTCTTCCACGCGCGGCAGACCTTGCGTAATATCAGAAACTCCAGCCACACCTCC
Proteins encoded in this region:
- the rplJ gene encoding 50S ribosomal protein L10, which codes for MLTRSQKIKLVAELAEILKNNSSILFVDFSGLNMGEIIALKRELKKENIKFKALKKSLLGFAFEKSGREEFDLSFHKNSVAIVYSSNESDAIMAKLVYKFSTQTKKLAILGGFLMGEKMLKNAVVALAQLPEREVLLAQIVQLLMSPVSGLVRALDAVSKKSN